The DNA window GTTCGACCATGGAAATGCCGATCACCAGTTCGCCGATCTGGTTGATCATGCTATCGAGTCGTTCGCCGTTGACGCGAACCGATTCACGCTGGGGCGCACCGGAGGCCTTCGCCGGGGAAGCTTTGGCGTCAGATTTACCGGCCGCGGCGTCAGAAGATGTTGCCTCGGATTCACTCGAGGCCGATGCCTCGGGAATTTCCGGTGCCTTTTCTACAACCTTGAATTCGACGGTCGTTTCGTCATCGACGAACATAAACACGTCCCGAAGCACACTCTCATCGCGTTCGGTTTCTAGGTTCAAAGTCCACCCCAAGTACGAAGACTCGGGATCCATTTCTGAAATCGATGGTAGTTCGGAAACATCAAGTTCCAACTCCGAGACTTCGCCACATTCTTCCAGGTCCCGCAGCAGCAACAGCGGATCAAGACCGAGGTGGAAGAAGTGAACCGAAGGACGAAACTTCACCGCGTAGTATTTGCAGCTCGATTCGTCCGTTGTTTCGTTTACCGTGCTTTGTTCTGATGCCGATTCGGCACCTTTGCCGCCATTAATTTCTTCCAGCCGGGCGATCACTTCGGCGGTGTTCGTTGGTTCGGGCGTGCCGTCACGCGCGGCAGAAAGCAAGCCGCTGAGGACATCGACGGAAGCCAGCAAGACTTCTGTGGTTTCACTCGTGACTTGAATCTCGCCATCACGCATTCGATCCAACAGGCTTTCAAGCACATGGGTGAACTCACCAACGCCTTGAACACCAAACGTTGAACTCGCACCCTTGATCGAATGGGCGGCACGAAAGATTGTATTCAGCAGTTCCGTGTCGTCGGGCGTACTTTCAAGTTGCAGCAAAGCTGCTTCCATATTTTCGATGTGCTCGGAAGCTTCATCGAAAAACGACTCCAGGAACTGACGCATGTCGACCTTCATCGCGGTTCTCCGTCAGTTCGAGTTAACGTACGACCTTACTAATGACTTGCATGAGCTGTTCGGGATTAAAAGGTTTGACGATCCATCCGGTCGCACCCGCAGCCCGTCCCTCTTGCTTCTTTGAATCTTGTGATTCTGTGGTGAGCATCAGGATCGGTGTGAACTTGTACTTTGCCTCGGCACGGAGCCGACGGATCAAAGTCATCCCGTCCATCACCGGCATGTTCAAATCTGTCACGACGACCTTGACGTCTTTGCCGGCGACGTTTTGCAATGCCTCTTCACCGTTTCCCGCTTCGATGACTTCGAAACCGGACTCTCGCAACGTGAAGGACACCATTTGTCGCATTGATGTGGAGTCATCAACCACAAGCGCAGTGTTAGCCATTTCTTCTAGAACTCCGGTTTAAAACAACTCAATATTGGATTCGTTGGAGGGTGTTTCGACGCCCGCTTCGCCGGTCAGGACGCGGCGTTCGTCGTCGATGCAGTACGAAGCAGCAATTTTTTCGATCCATTCATCCGACCGTTTTTTGGCCAGCCCCTTCGGCTGCGACCCGACGATCGATCCAAACGCGTCTCGCATCTCGCTCAGTGTCGACGTGACGTGATGCAACCGTTGACTCACCGCGTCTTGGAATTGCAATGTCATCACCGACCTGGTGATCGCGCCGGCCAATTCGTCACTCGACGTCTTAGTCGACTCGAGATTGTTCTCCAGCTCCGTCTGGTATTCCGCCAAGCTCGTTAGCATCTCTTCGACGCGTTGTTCACAGGACGCAGTCGCCTCCTGTTCGACGGTGACCAAGTCTTGTGTTTGCTGATAGGTCGTTCGCAGCGATTCGGCTAAGCGATCGACCACTTCGCGAATCTTCTTACTCGCTTCGGATACGTTCTGAGCCAAGTCGCCCGTTTCCGATGCGACGACGGCAAAACCATCGCCGAAGTCACCCGCTCGAGCGGCTTCGATTTGTCCGTTCAGTGAAACCATCCGCGAACGGTTGGCGATGTCTTCGATTCGAACCATGCAGGTTTCGACATCTTGGAC is part of the Roseiconus lacunae genome and encodes:
- a CDS encoding response regulator, with protein sequence MANTALVVDDSTSMRQMVSFTLRESGFEVIEAGNGEEALQNVAGKDVKVVVTDLNMPVMDGMTLIRRLRAEAKYKFTPILMLTTESQDSKKQEGRAAGATGWIVKPFNPEQLMQVISKVVR
- a CDS encoding methyl-accepting chemotaxis protein, yielding MSGFGPQVLYPVRRLWSRLTGRGPAGSAGLRTEVSASLPVIEVLERQILDAVEKGTSATDDLSRSFGDMAERAMQVVQMATDSRRDESTAGVEQVREVVSELLSQVRRTSDSTKETANMLAEIEKDVQDVETCMVRIEDIANRSRMVSLNGQIEAARAGDFGDGFAVVASETGDLAQNVSEASKKIREVVDRLAESLRTTYQQTQDLVTVEQEATASCEQRVEEMLTSLAEYQTELENNLESTKTSSDELAGAITRSVMTLQFQDAVSQRLHHVTSTLSEMRDAFGSIVGSQPKGLAKKRSDEWIEKIAASYCIDDERRVLTGEAGVETPSNESNIELF